The following proteins are encoded in a genomic region of Catellatospora sp. TT07R-123:
- a CDS encoding ATP-binding protein — protein MSRWSRAWTELPTTQAGVERAFSYFVAGVRLGTIAQMVPAAHLGMATSPRPAAYTACWAAAAVAAALVSAMTLVRRHPPGTAASAADFALACLLLVLGPLVLVDGERFGTWVAYQPGYALSIIITAGGVRSVVVWAGGLLGVIACYAVYLSGDVAAQMTWTAVGNVLTYIVYALVTRMFFRFARRIAHAADTSRAQAAELARREEERRAQVMMHNGVALMRLLTEPVPESSRSRLLDLAEVELRRMRSYLRGRAPEAGSPAAGAAVALAAELGRACDRFPDLHVDALLDLGAGLALPAAQADAVVHALDSLLLNVRLHARATGVVVHLDHDDHGGWALTVRDDGVGFDPAAAELGVGLREVVVGELRRHLLDVEIESAPGAGTTVTISSPHSRTAAPAERDGARSGG, from the coding sequence GTGAGCCGCTGGAGCAGGGCATGGACGGAGCTGCCGACCACCCAGGCCGGGGTGGAGCGCGCGTTCTCGTACTTCGTCGCCGGGGTCCGCCTGGGCACGATCGCGCAGATGGTCCCGGCCGCCCACCTCGGGATGGCGACGTCACCGCGCCCTGCCGCGTACACCGCGTGCTGGGCCGCAGCCGCGGTGGCGGCCGCACTGGTCAGCGCGATGACCCTGGTCCGCCGCCACCCGCCCGGCACGGCGGCCTCGGCCGCGGACTTCGCGCTGGCGTGCCTGCTGCTGGTGCTCGGGCCGCTGGTGCTGGTCGACGGGGAGCGCTTCGGCACCTGGGTCGCCTACCAGCCCGGCTACGCATTGTCGATCATCATCACGGCCGGCGGCGTCCGCAGCGTCGTCGTCTGGGCCGGCGGGCTGCTCGGCGTCATCGCCTGCTACGCCGTCTACCTGAGCGGGGACGTCGCCGCCCAGATGACCTGGACCGCAGTCGGCAACGTGCTCACCTACATCGTGTACGCCCTGGTCACCCGCATGTTCTTCCGGTTCGCCCGCCGCATCGCCCACGCCGCCGACACCTCGCGGGCGCAGGCGGCCGAACTCGCCCGCCGCGAGGAGGAGCGGCGCGCCCAGGTGATGATGCACAACGGCGTCGCCCTGATGCGCCTGCTCACCGAGCCTGTTCCCGAGTCCTCCCGCTCCCGCCTGCTCGACCTGGCCGAGGTCGAACTGCGGCGGATGCGCTCCTACCTGCGCGGGCGGGCACCGGAGGCCGGCTCTCCGGCAGCCGGGGCGGCCGTGGCGCTCGCGGCGGAGCTCGGGCGGGCCTGCGACCGGTTCCCCGACCTGCACGTCGACGCGCTGCTCGACCTCGGCGCCGGCCTGGCCCTGCCCGCCGCGCAGGCCGACGCCGTCGTGCACGCGCTCGACAGCCTCCTGCTCAACGTGCGTTTGCACGCGCGGGCCACGGGCGTCGTGGTGCACCTCGACCACGACGACCACGGCGGCTGGGCGCTGACCGTACGCGACGACGGTGTCGGCTTCGACCCGGCCGCGGCCGAGCTCGGGGTCGGGCTGCGCGAGGTCGTCGTCGGCGAGCTGCGCCGCCACCTGCTCGACGTCGAGATCGAATCGGCGCCCGGCGCGGGGACCACGGTGACGATCTCGTCGCCGCACTCGCGCACGGCCGCCCCCGCCGAGCGCGACGGCGCCCGGAGCGGCGGATGA
- a CDS encoding LuxR C-terminal-related transcriptional regulator has translation MRPAVAVVDDASLIRDSLGLLMPGLDVVAAVPTVEELLRRRPEVEVVLLDLHLANSAQPEVRQGIAAIRALTACGYRICVYSQEERRFVLAACIAAGARGFVSKALPTGRAEQLFLEVAAGGTVVPQPVVGILEVLVRRDCITVLSARQRQILHGRARGLSYAQVAKQLYVSESTLRGYWLDLTRSLSDSLRSLTPAEIERALGLAPGDLLDFWPGQTAEAADWWRVGAGRTGPRGQP, from the coding sequence ATGAGGCCCGCCGTCGCGGTGGTCGACGACGCATCGCTGATCCGCGACTCGCTGGGACTGCTCATGCCGGGACTGGACGTCGTCGCGGCGGTGCCGACGGTCGAGGAGCTGCTGCGGCGGCGACCCGAGGTCGAGGTCGTGCTGCTCGACCTGCATCTGGCCAACTCCGCGCAGCCCGAGGTCCGGCAGGGCATCGCCGCGATCCGGGCGCTGACCGCGTGCGGATACCGGATCTGCGTCTACAGCCAGGAGGAACGCCGCTTCGTCCTGGCCGCGTGCATCGCGGCCGGCGCGCGGGGCTTCGTGTCGAAGGCACTGCCCACCGGCCGGGCCGAGCAGCTGTTCCTGGAGGTCGCCGCCGGTGGCACGGTGGTGCCCCAACCGGTGGTCGGCATTCTGGAGGTGCTGGTCCGGCGCGACTGCATCACCGTGCTCAGCGCACGGCAGCGCCAGATCCTGCACGGCCGGGCCCGCGGGCTGAGCTACGCCCAGGTCGCCAAGCAGCTGTACGTCAGCGAGTCGACGCTGCGCGGGTACTGGCTGGACCTGACCCGGTCGCTGTCGGACTCGCTGCGCAGCCTCACCCCCGCCGAGATCGAGCGTGCCCTGGGCCTCGCACCAGGCGATCTGCTCGACTTCTGGCCCGGGCAGACGGCCGAGGCGGCGGACTGGTGGCGGGTCGGCGCAGGCCGGACGGGTCCGCGCGGCCAGCCCTGA
- a CDS encoding response regulator transcription factor: MSGQLRVLVADDQALVRSGFTMILAAAGIDVVGEAGDGEAALAAVRRLRPDVVLMDIRMPGMDGLEATRRLLASGASTTAGEPTRVIILTTFDLDEYVYAALRAGASGFLLKDVTPDHLVHAVRLVRDGDALLAPSITRRLVDRFAVTRSEAREDYGALPSLTAREREVLVLLARGLSNAELAAQLQLGEATVKTHVARILAKLQLRDRVQAVIFAYESGLISPGA; encoded by the coding sequence ATGAGCGGGCAGTTGCGGGTGCTGGTCGCCGACGACCAGGCCCTGGTCCGCAGCGGTTTCACGATGATCCTCGCCGCGGCGGGCATCGACGTGGTGGGGGAGGCGGGCGACGGCGAGGCCGCCCTTGCCGCGGTGCGGCGGCTGCGGCCGGACGTGGTGCTGATGGACATCCGCATGCCGGGCATGGACGGGCTGGAGGCGACCCGCCGCCTGCTGGCGTCCGGGGCGAGCACCACCGCGGGCGAACCGACCCGGGTGATCATCCTGACCACGTTCGACCTCGACGAGTACGTCTACGCGGCCCTGCGTGCCGGGGCCAGCGGCTTCCTGCTCAAGGACGTGACACCCGACCATCTGGTGCACGCGGTGCGGCTGGTCCGCGACGGCGACGCGCTGCTCGCGCCGTCGATCACCCGGCGGCTGGTGGACCGGTTCGCCGTCACCCGGTCCGAGGCGCGGGAGGACTACGGCGCGCTGCCGAGCCTGACCGCCCGCGAACGCGAAGTGCTGGTGCTGCTGGCCCGGGGCCTGTCCAACGCGGAACTGGCCGCGCAGCTGCAACTCGGTGAGGCGACGGTGAAGACGCACGTGGCCCGGATCCTGGCCAAGCTGCAACTGCGCGACCGGGTCCAGGCGGTGATCTTCGCGTACGAGAGCGGCCTGATCAGCCCCGGTGCGTGA
- a CDS encoding CHAT domain-containing tetratricopeptide repeat protein — translation MSIQQLTASLHTRVQAAEDGDPGGVLDEQAAMEAAELRAQAVAAGEVTIQLSYLLAWFHWMRFQFRRERADTADLHPALEWFGKVYDADPKASMPDLVHRFLSDGHSRRSHTANLIIGRVAHVDDPAGLDEAVALLTAAVAAAPPGHPHLAGYRSTLGFALRIRFERTGDDADLDRAVTVGWQAVNGAPPDHPELGSYLSNLGGALQNRFRRTGDTGDLDQAVALGRRAVDATPPGHPELAGMLSNLGGALRSRFGHSGWRGDLDEAVTAVRRAVGMTPPGHPGLAGMLSNLGGALRTRFEHTGAVGDLDEATALARQAVDAAPPGDPGLATMLSQLSDVLHDRFERTSLLGDLDEAVTAARQAVDAAPPGHPDHTRYLSDLGSVLRTRFERTGTGDLDEAVAAARQAVNATAAGDPGLAAYLSRLGNALRARFEHTGDTGDLDGAVRAARRAVDTARPGHQDLAVLWSNLNSTLQTRFRRTGDTADLDEAVAVGRQAVAAAPADHPGLAMHLSNLGTALRARFERAGDTGDTGDLREAVTIARQAVDAARPDDPDLASYLSNLGSALAIRFGRTSDAGDLDEAVAVGRQAVAQAPPGQPDRAVMMSNLADSLQSRSGHTGDNGDLHEAVELWALAAAADTAPAGTRLRAAHAGASATVRLGGPAAALGVYREAVGLLPLLAWRGVSDADRRFRLDREGASLARDGAACAIAAGDPGLAVELLEQGRGVVWAQLLDARTDLTGLAHDHPELARQLHECRAVLDRPPAAETAGHRQEPAWAGDPARAGAARRFDELSALVRALPPTDAFPQPHRFLLPPQVSDLLPGAGDGHVVMVNISRWRCDALILDHTGVAVVELPGLTEAEVIDNADRYLRALQDFERTRRDRGLMELAVTGTLAWLWDRIAGPVLERLGHTATRTGDDLWPRIWWCPIGTATVLPLHAAGHHTARDGRTVPDRVVSSYAPTLRALRHAHTRRPAPAADGQRLLVVALSDTPAQSPLPGADAERRALAALFPPARRTELLDRAATRAAITAALPRHEWLHASCHGTQKLADPASGGLVPYDWQTAGTVGIADLTGQAGGQFAFLSACKTATGGVTNLDETVTVAAALQYAGWRHVIGTLWSVWDHSAAAVTADLYPRLTRDGALDPARTAQALHRTTLALRDRQPARPSTWAPFIHAGP, via the coding sequence ATGTCGATTCAGCAGCTGACGGCCTCGCTGCATACGCGCGTGCAGGCGGCCGAGGACGGCGATCCCGGCGGGGTGCTCGACGAGCAGGCGGCGATGGAGGCCGCCGAGCTGCGGGCACAGGCCGTCGCCGCCGGCGAGGTGACGATCCAGCTCAGCTACCTGCTGGCCTGGTTCCACTGGATGCGGTTCCAGTTCCGACGCGAACGTGCGGACACCGCCGACCTCCACCCGGCGCTGGAGTGGTTCGGCAAGGTGTATGACGCCGATCCGAAGGCGTCGATGCCCGATCTGGTACACCGCTTCCTCTCCGACGGGCACAGCCGGCGGTCGCACACAGCAAACCTGATCATCGGTCGGGTGGCGCACGTCGACGACCCGGCCGGGCTGGACGAGGCGGTCGCGCTGCTCACCGCAGCCGTCGCCGCCGCCCCGCCCGGACATCCCCACCTCGCCGGCTACCGGTCCACCCTCGGCTTCGCACTGCGCATCCGGTTCGAGCGCACCGGCGACGACGCCGACCTGGACCGGGCGGTGACCGTCGGATGGCAGGCCGTCAACGGTGCCCCGCCCGACCACCCCGAGCTCGGCTCGTACCTGTCGAATCTCGGCGGCGCGTTGCAGAACCGGTTCCGGCGCACGGGCGACACCGGTGATCTGGACCAGGCGGTGGCCCTCGGACGGCGGGCCGTCGACGCGACCCCGCCCGGCCACCCCGAACTGGCCGGGATGCTGTCCAACCTCGGCGGAGCCCTGCGGTCCCGGTTCGGGCACTCCGGCTGGCGGGGTGACCTGGACGAGGCGGTGACCGCCGTACGCCGGGCCGTGGGCATGACCCCGCCGGGCCACCCCGGCCTGGCCGGAATGCTGTCCAACCTCGGCGGGGCGCTGCGGACCCGGTTCGAGCACACCGGCGCCGTCGGCGACCTCGACGAGGCGACGGCCCTCGCACGCCAGGCTGTCGACGCTGCTCCGCCCGGCGACCCCGGACTCGCCACGATGCTGTCCCAACTCAGCGACGTGCTGCATGACCGGTTCGAGCGGACCAGCCTGCTGGGTGACCTGGACGAGGCGGTGACGGCCGCACGCCAGGCCGTCGACGCGGCCCCGCCCGGCCACCCCGACCACACCCGGTACCTGTCCGATCTCGGCAGCGTGCTGCGGACCCGGTTCGAACGCACCGGCACCGGCGACCTCGACGAGGCGGTGGCCGCCGCACGGCAGGCCGTCAACGCGACCGCGGCCGGTGACCCGGGCCTGGCCGCCTACCTGTCCCGTCTCGGCAACGCCCTGCGGGCCCGGTTCGAGCACACCGGCGACACCGGCGACCTCGACGGGGCGGTGCGGGCCGCACGCCGGGCCGTCGACACGGCCCGGCCCGGCCACCAGGACCTGGCTGTGCTGTGGTCGAACCTCAACAGCACGCTGCAGACCCGGTTCAGGCGCACCGGCGACACCGCTGACCTCGACGAGGCGGTGGCCGTCGGACGGCAGGCCGTCGCCGCGGCCCCGGCTGACCATCCCGGGCTCGCCATGCACCTGTCCAACCTGGGCACCGCACTGCGGGCCCGGTTCGAGCGCGCCGGCGACACCGGCGACACCGGCGACCTGCGCGAGGCGGTGACCATCGCGCGCCAGGCCGTCGACGCGGCCCGGCCCGATGACCCGGACCTCGCCAGCTACCTGTCCAACCTGGGCAGCGCGCTGGCGATCCGGTTCGGCCGGACATCCGACGCCGGTGACCTGGACGAGGCGGTTGCCGTCGGACGCCAGGCCGTGGCGCAGGCTCCGCCCGGCCAGCCCGACCGCGCGGTGATGATGTCGAATCTCGCCGACTCGCTGCAGAGCCGGTCCGGGCACACCGGCGACAACGGCGATCTCCACGAGGCGGTGGAGCTCTGGGCGCTGGCGGCAGCGGCGGACACCGCTCCGGCCGGTACGCGGCTGCGAGCCGCGCACGCTGGAGCATCGGCGACGGTGCGGTTGGGCGGACCGGCCGCTGCGCTGGGCGTATACCGGGAGGCGGTGGGCCTGCTGCCGCTGCTGGCATGGCGGGGCGTCTCCGACGCCGATCGCAGGTTCCGGCTGGATCGCGAAGGGGCGTCACTGGCCCGTGACGGCGCGGCGTGCGCCATCGCCGCCGGTGATCCCGGCCTGGCAGTGGAGTTGTTGGAGCAGGGACGCGGCGTGGTGTGGGCGCAGCTGCTCGACGCCCGCACCGACCTGACCGGTCTCGCCCACGACCATCCTGAGCTCGCCCGGCAGCTGCACGAATGCCGGGCCGTCCTCGACCGGCCGCCAGCCGCCGAGACCGCCGGGCACCGGCAGGAACCGGCCTGGGCGGGCGATCCGGCCCGGGCCGGGGCCGCTCGCCGCTTCGACGAGCTGAGCGCGCTGGTACGGGCCCTGCCGCCTACCGACGCGTTCCCGCAGCCGCACCGGTTCCTGCTACCGCCGCAGGTGAGCGACCTGCTGCCCGGCGCGGGCGACGGGCACGTGGTCATGGTCAACATCAGCCGGTGGCGGTGCGACGCCCTCATCCTCGACCACACGGGTGTGGCCGTCGTCGAGCTGCCCGGCCTCACCGAGGCTGAAGTGATCGACAACGCCGACCGGTACCTGCGTGCCCTGCAGGACTTCGAGCGCACCCGCCGCGACCGGGGGCTGATGGAACTGGCGGTCACCGGCACCCTGGCGTGGCTGTGGGACCGGATCGCCGGGCCGGTCCTGGAACGGCTCGGCCACACCGCCACCCGCACGGGGGACGACCTGTGGCCGAGGATCTGGTGGTGTCCCATCGGGACGGCGACCGTGCTGCCCCTGCACGCCGCGGGCCACCACACCGCCCGGGACGGCCGCACCGTCCCCGACCGGGTGGTGTCCTCCTACGCCCCGACGCTGCGCGCCCTGCGCCACGCCCATACCCGGCGACCGGCACCGGCCGCCGACGGACAGCGCCTGCTCGTCGTCGCCCTGTCCGACACCCCCGCCCAGAGCCCACTGCCCGGCGCCGACGCCGAGCGCCGGGCGCTGGCCGCGCTGTTCCCGCCCGCGCGGCGCACCGAGCTGCTCGACCGCGCCGCCACCCGGGCCGCCATCACGGCCGCGCTGCCGAGGCACGAGTGGCTGCACGCCTCCTGCCACGGCACCCAGAAGCTCGCCGACCCCGCGTCCGGCGGCCTGGTCCCCTACGACTGGCAGACCGCGGGCACGGTCGGCATCGCCGACCTCACCGGCCAGGCAGGCGGGCAGTTCGCGTTCCTGTCGGCGTGCAAGACGGCCACCGGCGGCGTCACCAACCTCGACGAGACCGTCACCGTCGCCGCCGCCCTCCAGTACGCGGGCTGGCGCCACGTCATCGGCACCCTGTGGTCGGTATGGGACCACAGCGCCGCCGCCGTCACCGCCGACCTCTACCCCCGGTTGACCCGGGACGGCGCGCTCGACCCCGCCCGCACCGCCCAGGCCCTGCACCGCACCACCCTCGCGCTGCGCGACAGGCAGCCTGCCAGGCCCAGCACCTGGGCACCGTTCATCCACGCCGGCCCGTGA
- a CDS encoding RICIN domain-containing protein: MIRRVPQVLLAALVALSATALPAAPAHADSWSAVFIESHLSGTCVAVPDATEGAAATQEICVDLGTQLWNVTEIATGKYRISSFGTGKCLAGVGTVTGSPVQQLTCNGGTAQQWNGGGSGNTFRFTNVASGKCLTRPSKDPGTALIQGSCVPLNAQWQLLF; encoded by the coding sequence ATGATTCGCCGCGTCCCGCAAGTCCTGCTGGCGGCCCTGGTCGCCCTGTCCGCGACGGCGCTGCCGGCCGCTCCCGCGCACGCCGACTCCTGGTCCGCCGTCTTCATCGAGAGCCACCTGTCCGGCACCTGCGTCGCGGTGCCTGACGCCACCGAGGGTGCCGCCGCCACCCAAGAGATCTGCGTCGACCTGGGCACCCAGCTGTGGAACGTCACCGAGATCGCGACCGGCAAGTACCGGATCAGCAGCTTCGGCACCGGCAAGTGCCTGGCCGGGGTCGGCACCGTGACCGGATCGCCGGTGCAGCAGCTGACCTGCAACGGCGGAACCGCCCAGCAGTGGAACGGCGGCGGATCGGGCAACACCTTCCGGTTCACCAACGTGGCCAGCGGCAAGTGCCTGACCCGGCCGAGCAAGGACCCCGGCACCGCACTGATCCAGGGCAGCTGCGTCCCGCTGAACGCGCAGTGGCAGCTGCTCTTCTGA
- a CDS encoding peptidoglycan DD-metalloendopeptidase family protein has translation MSEYGTPSDQYGPCCGTGRDDDRAPTFDRRALLRRGAAAGGGILVGGLLLPDLAYAAPAIYNPFSAYPITGTWQEHLDRGSLGGIDFAMAVGTSLPACGAGTIQNIPYNGTGGHTVTIYHADGYRSQYMHLSQFLLANGTAVGSGAIVGRSGGAAGADGAGSSTGPHVHWHMIDPNGVRINPLTFVSGPGTSSEGRILQEIGQAGGYTGPVDGVPGPNTWRGVQQVVKGYGYTGPLDGVPGTNTYAAMQRLAQQGGYAGPVDGALGVNSWKGLQTVLRGFGYSGPIDGLPGTNTYAALQRLAKLGGYTGPADGALGANSWKGVQKVLSGYGYAGPIDGVAGVNTYAALQRMAQLGGYSGPVDGIPGPNTWAALSRLI, from the coding sequence ATGTCTGAATACGGAACACCGTCCGACCAGTACGGACCCTGTTGCGGCACCGGCCGCGACGACGACCGCGCCCCGACCTTCGACCGCCGCGCCCTGCTGCGGCGCGGCGCCGCGGCGGGCGGCGGCATCCTGGTCGGCGGGCTCCTGCTGCCGGACCTGGCGTACGCCGCACCGGCCATCTACAACCCGTTCAGCGCCTACCCCATCACCGGCACCTGGCAGGAGCACCTCGACCGCGGCTCGCTGGGCGGCATCGACTTCGCCATGGCCGTCGGCACCTCCCTGCCGGCCTGCGGTGCCGGGACGATCCAGAACATCCCGTACAACGGGACCGGCGGGCACACCGTCACCATCTACCACGCCGACGGGTATCGCAGCCAGTACATGCACCTGTCGCAGTTCCTGCTGGCCAACGGCACCGCCGTGGGTTCAGGCGCGATCGTGGGCCGCTCCGGCGGCGCCGCCGGAGCCGACGGCGCGGGCAGCTCCACCGGCCCGCACGTGCACTGGCACATGATCGACCCGAACGGGGTACGGATCAACCCGCTCACCTTCGTCTCCGGCCCCGGCACCTCCTCCGAAGGCCGGATCCTGCAGGAGATCGGCCAGGCCGGCGGCTACACCGGCCCGGTCGACGGGGTGCCCGGCCCGAACACGTGGCGCGGCGTGCAGCAGGTCGTGAAGGGATACGGCTACACCGGCCCCCTCGACGGCGTACCCGGCACCAACACGTACGCGGCGATGCAGCGCCTGGCGCAGCAGGGCGGCTACGCCGGTCCGGTCGACGGCGCGCTCGGCGTCAACTCGTGGAAGGGCCTGCAGACGGTCCTGCGCGGCTTCGGCTACAGCGGCCCGATCGACGGGTTGCCCGGCACGAACACCTACGCGGCGCTCCAGCGGTTGGCGAAACTCGGCGGGTACACCGGCCCGGCCGACGGCGCGCTCGGCGCCAACTCGTGGAAGGGCGTGCAGAAGGTGCTCAGCGGCTACGGCTACGCCGGCCCGATCGACGGCGTCGCGGGCGTCAACACCTACGCCGCGCTTCAGCGGATGGCGCAGCTCGGCGGATACTCCGGACCCGTCGACGGCATCCCCGGCCCGAACACCTGGGCCGCGCTGTCCCGCCTCATCTGA
- a CDS encoding COR domain-containing protein: MSDTWRAALQKEAEDRIAAARSAGKGELNLSGLELARVPDSVGDLPALTTLNLSGNLLEQLPDWISKLSGLTTLNLSRNLLEQLPDSIGDLSALTSIDLSVNRLTRLPECLSDLTALTALNAGGNRLELMPDGIGGLGMLRTLDLGCNGLKSLPEWLGDLTALTMLHLSGNQLEQLPDSFGNLTALNTLDLSVNMLKRLPDSLGRLSALTVLNLGYNELEHLPESIGDLSALTTLNLRYNQLEELPDSLRGLTALNHFEFSGNPLQGPPAEVAAQGARAVLAYLLATGASIPQWTSKLLLVGEGRVGKTSLVKALSEITHDPGEPTTHGLLLSRLPLTHPGKPDTTMDLAVWDFGGQDIYHATHQFFLTGRSLFLLVWNAGEGTDRGRLHYWLDIITARAPEAPVLIVATHTAARPADIDLRGLCEQYPAVVDHFSVDCAARTGIGALLAAIAHNATTLPLMGAAWPDRWVDATAELTSADLPPHLPTTGMWQAMERAGVTDTVERQTLATALHHRGELLYFPEDEDLADTVIRDPQWLNQRIARILDDPGVASRNGLLTTQDMANAWPDQPRDEREHLLNLMDHFDVSYRIRDSHDGAKGIVVSWLPQAPPDLSEVWPSEGNEIRLVYQLPVLPPGIPGWFLARSHRFATEFRWRTGAVLRHPDGEHTGLLRTDTQRRRIELTVRGPMPAPFFNVLDDGLNLTLDRYPGLKVTRLVSCRGHGPCREEFDYAKVVDRVRRGHHDIYCREFEDMIDIGTLLTGIAPPMRDLVTVSDVRDLVTAVERMRSDMQQSSAMEQRNHLRMVTLIQQTQHAHCPSVFTVTPSGRRQIGRTSHILRLYCEEPGTWHPLPGDAGCYEVTELAELLRTYGPYLAKALRFLRATVPYVGPILGIAAHDLQEQLTDELDLFRQVLDTAPVDDLDHPDAASADLPDGLRRQAETDADYRILREMMLRLDPEQRWGGLSRLVTPEGLSLYLCSEHLSGYRQHPVR; this comes from the coding sequence ATGTCTGATACCTGGCGAGCTGCGCTGCAAAAAGAAGCCGAGGATCGGATCGCGGCTGCCCGGAGCGCCGGCAAAGGCGAGTTGAACCTCAGCGGGCTGGAGTTGGCACGGGTGCCCGACAGTGTCGGAGATCTCCCTGCCCTCACCACGCTGAACCTCAGCGGCAATCTACTGGAGCAGCTGCCCGACTGGATCAGCAAGCTCTCCGGCCTCACCACGTTGAACCTGAGCCGCAACCTGCTGGAGCAGCTGCCCGACAGCATCGGCGACCTCTCGGCTCTCACCTCGATCGATCTCTCCGTCAACCGGCTGACGCGGCTGCCCGAGTGCCTGAGCGACCTGACTGCCCTCACCGCTCTGAACGCCGGCGGCAACCGGCTGGAGCTGATGCCTGACGGCATCGGCGGCCTCGGCATGCTCAGGACGCTGGACCTCGGCTGCAACGGGCTGAAGAGCCTACCCGAGTGGCTAGGCGATCTCACTGCCCTCACCATGCTGCACCTCAGCGGCAATCAACTGGAGCAGCTGCCTGACAGCTTCGGCAATCTCACGGCCCTCAACACGTTGGACCTCAGCGTCAACATGCTGAAGCGCCTGCCGGACAGTCTCGGCCGGCTTTCTGCGCTGACCGTTCTCAACCTCGGCTACAACGAGTTGGAGCACCTGCCCGAGAGCATCGGCGACCTCTCTGCCCTGACCACGCTCAACCTCCGATACAACCAGCTGGAGGAGCTGCCCGACAGTCTCCGCGGCCTCACCGCCCTGAACCATTTCGAGTTCAGCGGCAATCCGCTCCAGGGCCCGCCCGCGGAAGTCGCGGCCCAGGGCGCGCGAGCGGTCCTCGCGTATCTGCTCGCCACCGGTGCGTCCATACCGCAGTGGACGTCGAAACTGCTGTTGGTGGGCGAGGGGAGAGTGGGCAAGACCTCGCTGGTCAAGGCCCTTTCCGAGATCACTCACGATCCGGGGGAGCCGACCACGCACGGCCTTCTGCTGAGCCGGTTGCCGCTGACACATCCCGGTAAGCCCGACACCACCATGGACCTGGCGGTCTGGGATTTCGGCGGGCAGGACATCTACCACGCCACACACCAGTTCTTCCTCACCGGCCGGTCATTGTTCCTGCTGGTATGGAATGCGGGCGAGGGCACCGATCGGGGACGGCTCCACTACTGGCTGGACATCATCACCGCCCGAGCCCCCGAAGCACCCGTCCTGATCGTGGCGACCCATACCGCCGCCCGGCCGGCCGACATCGACCTGCGCGGGCTGTGCGAGCAGTACCCGGCGGTAGTCGACCACTTCAGTGTCGACTGCGCAGCCCGCACCGGCATCGGCGCCCTGCTCGCCGCCATCGCCCACAACGCCACCACGCTGCCGCTGATGGGTGCGGCATGGCCGGACCGGTGGGTCGACGCCACAGCGGAGCTGACCTCGGCCGACCTGCCGCCGCACCTGCCGACCACCGGCATGTGGCAGGCGATGGAGCGGGCCGGTGTCACCGACACCGTCGAACGGCAGACGCTGGCTACGGCGCTGCACCATCGCGGCGAGCTGCTCTACTTCCCTGAGGACGAGGACCTGGCCGATACGGTGATCCGCGACCCGCAGTGGCTGAACCAGCGGATCGCGCGGATCCTCGACGATCCCGGCGTGGCCTCTCGCAACGGGCTGCTCACCACCCAGGACATGGCCAACGCATGGCCCGACCAACCTCGCGACGAGCGTGAACACCTGCTCAACCTGATGGACCACTTCGACGTGTCCTACCGCATCCGGGACAGCCATGACGGTGCCAAAGGCATCGTGGTCAGCTGGCTGCCGCAGGCCCCGCCGGACCTCAGTGAGGTCTGGCCGTCCGAGGGCAACGAGATCCGGCTGGTCTACCAACTGCCCGTGCTGCCGCCGGGAATCCCGGGCTGGTTCCTTGCCCGCTCCCATCGCTTCGCCACCGAGTTCCGCTGGCGGACCGGCGCGGTCCTGCGCCACCCCGACGGCGAGCACACCGGCCTGCTGCGAACCGACACCCAGCGCCGACGCATCGAGCTGACAGTCCGCGGGCCGATGCCCGCCCCGTTCTTCAACGTACTCGACGACGGTCTCAACCTGACCCTCGACCGATACCCCGGCCTGAAGGTCACCCGTCTGGTGTCCTGCCGCGGCCATGGGCCGTGCCGCGAGGAATTCGACTACGCCAAGGTCGTGGACCGGGTCAGACGCGGTCACCACGACATCTACTGCCGGGAATTCGAGGACATGATCGACATCGGTACGCTGTTGACCGGGATCGCGCCACCGATGCGCGACCTGGTCACGGTGTCCGATGTCCGCGATCTCGTCACCGCGGTCGAGCGGATGCGAAGCGACATGCAGCAGAGCAGCGCCATGGAGCAGCGTAATCATCTGCGGATGGTCACCTTGATACAGCAGACGCAGCATGCCCACTGCCCCAGCGTCTTCACGGTCACCCCCAGTGGAAGACGGCAGATCGGCAGGACGAGCCACATCCTTCGGCTCTACTGCGAGGAGCCTGGCACCTGGCACCCGCTGCCCGGCGACGCCGGCTGCTACGAGGTCACCGAACTCGCCGAACTCCTCCGCACCTATGGGCCGTACCTGGCCAAGGCGCTCCGGTTTCTTCGCGCCACCGTGCCCTACGTCGGGCCGATTCTCGGTATCGCCGCCCACGACCTGCAAGAGCAGCTCACCGATGAGCTCGACCTCTTCCGGCAGGTCCTCGACACCGCCCCCGTCGACGACCTGGACCACCCTGACGCCGCTTCGGCAGACCTTCCTGACGGCCTGAGGCGCCAGGCCGAGACCGACGCCGACTACCGCATCCTGCGCGAGATGATGCTCAGACTAGATCCGGAACAGCGCTGGGGCGGGCTTTCGCGCCTGGTCACTCCCGAAGGGCTCAGCCTCTACCTGTGCTCGGAACACCTCAGCGGCTACCGGCAGCACCCCGTCCGGTAG